The following coding sequences lie in one Candidatus Eremiobacterota bacterium genomic window:
- a CDS encoding GNAT family N-acetyltransferase, whose amino-acid sequence MHLREMPLEVYARDVLPLTAPLWSGRRTFEQYLLQTSELARSPYGRRHYRTIGLYDGATCVASFKRYERTLRNETRRVRAIGFGAVFTPAELRGRGYASFMLASALDSARSEGYDIGYLFCDIRPQFYLELGFRVLPSRRFTLRSDTLPSERLTVSRLAEGDWAEVRRIFAQCEGKRRIAFLRPASVWDWVAMRLRHGSEHRRGDETNLVMRQRGRIVAYVLGMRDPTNDAYIVDEYAFARDGRIIAPLLRAAAGDLRRVTGWLPPGNAREHLPRCTVRTRQSAIAMAAPLRQEGVSLVRSLDATRADFCWATDHI is encoded by the coding sequence TTGCATCTGCGCGAAATGCCTCTCGAGGTCTATGCGCGCGACGTTCTGCCGTTGACCGCACCGCTCTGGTCGGGCCGGCGCACGTTCGAGCAGTATCTCCTTCAGACGTCGGAGCTCGCGCGAAGCCCCTACGGGCGCCGGCATTATCGCACGATCGGCCTGTACGATGGGGCAACGTGCGTCGCATCGTTTAAACGCTACGAGCGGACGCTTCGAAACGAAACGCGCAGAGTGCGAGCGATCGGTTTCGGCGCGGTCTTCACACCCGCGGAGTTGCGCGGGCGCGGCTACGCCAGCTTTATGCTTGCCTCAGCGCTCGACAGCGCTCGCAGCGAAGGCTACGATATCGGCTACCTCTTCTGCGATATCCGGCCGCAGTTTTATTTGGAACTCGGTTTTCGCGTGCTCCCCTCGCGCCGGTTTACGCTACGTTCCGATACGCTGCCCTCGGAGCGTCTAACGGTTTCGCGCCTGGCGGAGGGCGATTGGGCCGAGGTGCGTCGGATCTTTGCGCAGTGCGAAGGGAAGCGCCGGATTGCGTTCTTGCGTCCGGCAAGCGTTTGGGATTGGGTGGCTATGCGACTCCGTCACGGCTCCGAGCATCGCCGCGGCGACGAAACGAATCTCGTCATGCGGCAGCGTGGCCGCATCGTCGCCTACGTCCTGGGTATGCGCGACCCGACGAACGACGCGTATATCGTCGACGAATATGCGTTCGCACGCGATGGCCGCATCATTGCGCCCCTCCTTCGAGCCGCAGCGGGAGATCTCCGACGCGTTACGGGATGGTTGCCGCCCGGTAACGCGCGCGAGCACTTGCCCCGATGCACGGTACGAACGCGACAGAGCGCCATCGCGATGGCGGCGCCGCTGCGGCAGGAAGGCGTCAGCCTCGTGCGGTCGCTCGATGCGACGCGCGCCGACTTTTGCTGGGCGACGGATCACATCTGA
- a CDS encoding UvrD-helicase domain-containing protein, whose amino-acid sequence MRLLRLRDCLRGETVARSSAFRQLILLELTAEQCDAVEAPFDECFAIVGAPGTGKSTALAERAARLRRTECTVESLMLHAPGGIEKCAVGLLADAGKAPTLVDDVEAELLFADACMPLFALEWEEFIEGQLDPEVAALNWPQRFLQSAFRLIRRLCDGGVEPTLFLSCALTGATEFYAQPPNFADPRLIAETKTNHQNSLAATAQELSRQRRREIDLSKILAKLYERYLDVTRSSARMTGRDAVIAATELLREDSAFAQSQRRRYPFAFIDDAQELTAAELRFLTGLYGERLRGVTLCGDPSSAISETRLTTPEAVFALAHSKTELHGTHRTPKVEKTRFPTAREEAEAIAQRVASWLERGSPPERVAVLFRSVRAVETYERALLERNIPAVVAGDVNVFADRRALDALALLWNVDDPFRHDWLLRTLSGRALALSDASVAFLCGDPPDPQRQLFAFDEEPPPTARAGRWNPKRDLRLGWNVVRGELDDALPPAAATRLQRFRRLREGWLSIADPASFGTFARTVWREGLAREGDIGSAAARAQQILLRRLLDRLDGFLRRNEGADLSDVLRYAEQRIESELETCEVDDSCGGCVQLLSIEAARGREFDRVAIANVRAGAFPRYYSPEAFLFSKRYGMIPKDNAGDARASRTAKFTYYTFRYKTRQHYFERERRALEYGLRRARADVLVTASGRPSRSGETPEFLDMLG is encoded by the coding sequence GTGCGGCTATTGCGCTTACGCGATTGCCTGCGCGGCGAGACCGTCGCCCGAAGCTCGGCGTTTCGGCAGTTGATCCTGCTCGAGTTGACGGCCGAGCAATGCGACGCGGTCGAAGCGCCGTTCGACGAGTGTTTCGCTATCGTGGGGGCGCCGGGCACCGGCAAGAGCACCGCGCTGGCCGAGCGCGCGGCACGCCTGCGGCGTACGGAATGCACGGTCGAATCGCTGATGCTTCACGCGCCAGGGGGAATCGAAAAGTGTGCTGTCGGGCTGCTTGCAGATGCCGGAAAGGCGCCGACGCTCGTTGACGACGTCGAAGCCGAGCTCCTTTTTGCCGATGCCTGTATGCCGCTCTTTGCACTCGAATGGGAAGAGTTCATCGAGGGTCAACTCGATCCCGAGGTGGCCGCGCTCAACTGGCCGCAACGCTTTCTTCAATCCGCCTTTCGCTTGATTCGCCGGCTCTGCGATGGCGGCGTCGAGCCCACGCTCTTCCTCTCGTGCGCGCTGACCGGCGCGACCGAGTTCTACGCGCAGCCGCCGAACTTCGCCGATCCGCGATTGATCGCCGAAACGAAGACAAACCATCAGAACTCCCTTGCAGCCACCGCACAAGAACTCTCGCGACAACGGCGCCGGGAGATCGATCTTTCGAAGATCCTTGCTAAACTCTATGAACGCTACCTCGACGTCACGCGTTCGAGCGCTCGCATGACGGGACGGGACGCGGTAATTGCCGCGACCGAACTGTTACGCGAGGATAGCGCCTTCGCGCAATCGCAGCGGCGGCGATACCCATTTGCATTTATCGACGACGCCCAAGAGTTGACTGCCGCCGAACTTCGCTTTCTGACCGGTCTCTATGGCGAACGCCTGCGGGGAGTCACGCTGTGCGGCGATCCGTCGTCTGCGATCTCCGAGACCCGCCTGACCACACCCGAGGCGGTCTTTGCACTGGCGCATTCCAAAACCGAGTTGCATGGAACGCATCGGACGCCGAAGGTCGAAAAGACTCGGTTTCCCACGGCGCGAGAAGAAGCCGAGGCCATCGCTCAACGCGTCGCCTCTTGGCTCGAACGCGGCTCGCCCCCCGAACGCGTCGCGGTGCTCTTTCGCTCGGTTCGAGCCGTCGAAACTTACGAACGCGCGCTGCTGGAACGAAACATTCCTGCGGTCGTGGCCGGCGACGTCAACGTTTTTGCCGACCGCCGCGCGCTCGACGCGCTCGCGTTGTTGTGGAACGTCGACGATCCCTTTCGGCACGACTGGCTGCTGCGCACGTTATCGGGCCGCGCCCTCGCTCTCTCCGACGCATCCGTTGCGTTTCTTTGCGGCGATCCGCCGGATCCGCAGCGTCAGCTCTTTGCTTTCGACGAAGAACCGCCGCCGACTGCGCGCGCAGGGCGCTGGAATCCCAAGCGCGATCTGCGCCTGGGGTGGAACGTCGTTCGCGGCGAGCTCGACGACGCGCTTCCGCCGGCAGCCGCTACGCGACTACAGCGCTTTCGACGCTTGCGCGAAGGCTGGCTCTCAATCGCAGACCCGGCCTCGTTTGGTACCTTCGCACGTACCGTTTGGCGTGAAGGGCTCGCACGCGAAGGCGATATCGGATCCGCGGCAGCGCGAGCGCAGCAAATCTTGCTGCGCCGGCTTCTCGACCGTCTCGATGGTTTTCTAAGGCGCAACGAGGGCGCCGATCTGAGCGATGTCTTGCGCTACGCCGAGCAGCGCATCGAGAGCGAGCTAGAAACTTGTGAAGTCGATGATTCCTGCGGCGGATGCGTTCAACTTCTGAGCATCGAGGCTGCGCGGGGCCGAGAGTTCGATCGCGTCGCGATCGCTAACGTACGCGCAGGCGCCTTTCCCCGCTACTATTCACCTGAGGCGTTTCTCTTTAGCAAGCGGTACGGAATGATCCCCAAGGATAACGCCGGAGACGCGCGCGCGTCGCGCACGGCAAAATTTACGTACTACACCTTCCGCTACAAGACGCGGCAACACTATTTCGAGCGCGAGCGTCGCGCGCTGGAGTACGGCTTGCGCCGAGCGCGCGCCGACGTGCTGGTCACGGCTTCGGGAAGACCGAGTCGCTCTGGCGAGACCCCCGAGTTCCTCGACATGCTCGGCTAG
- a CDS encoding PD-(D/E)XK nuclease family protein has product MAFIRSLQGRLVGALTSGEVVPDSPRVRSFLEDAVQWLRTASQAALLRLLRSPYSGVDHDVAAAYATLVRRGGVLLEAIDRGQLALPPNDRDAVLQFAQRMRRIRALPEDLESDALREAIRAVFDLTQSEDRVSRAPQSADTGEFALAVAAPTEDPRGVPARPKHFSASALNMYVECARRWFYKYVCTAVEDRGSAASAYGTAFHLALEDFHGEFPRPTHNEESAMRRRVGEFVTWAFERNRPGFGTRVEFELAVRRAQRTAQRYVDWLLVQEKEAPFEVLGREVAAELDLEGRAFIGYIDRLDRDVRSGEVAVVDYKTGSIATSVPEYAERVRRFRDFQLPFYYLARTAAGDKVTKLVLIPLKDALLDVRPIVVHVGRNIEVRDLERSRARMVELSDELSSGTIEHFAPTHDPSPCGYCAYAIACAARPSPEARRFGS; this is encoded by the coding sequence ATGGCGTTTATACGTTCGCTGCAGGGGCGCCTGGTGGGAGCTTTAACTTCCGGAGAAGTGGTTCCCGACTCCCCGCGCGTTCGTTCTTTTCTCGAGGATGCCGTCCAGTGGCTTCGCACCGCTTCGCAAGCGGCGCTATTGCGACTCCTTCGTTCGCCGTATTCCGGTGTGGATCACGACGTTGCTGCGGCCTACGCGACGCTTGTCCGGCGCGGCGGCGTGCTGCTCGAAGCAATCGACCGCGGACAGCTCGCCTTGCCACCAAACGACCGCGACGCCGTACTGCAGTTCGCGCAACGGATGCGCCGAATTCGAGCGCTGCCCGAGGATTTGGAGTCCGACGCACTGCGCGAAGCGATCCGCGCCGTCTTCGACCTCACGCAGAGCGAAGATCGCGTTTCACGTGCGCCGCAAAGCGCCGATACGGGCGAGTTTGCGCTCGCAGTCGCTGCGCCGACCGAAGACCCCCGCGGCGTGCCGGCACGGCCAAAGCACTTCAGCGCGAGCGCGCTCAACATGTATGTGGAGTGCGCGCGCCGATGGTTCTACAAGTATGTATGCACCGCGGTCGAGGACCGCGGCTCCGCCGCGTCAGCCTACGGCACCGCGTTTCACCTGGCGCTCGAAGATTTTCATGGCGAATTTCCCCGGCCGACTCACAACGAGGAATCCGCGATGCGCCGGCGCGTGGGCGAGTTCGTCACGTGGGCTTTCGAGCGGAATCGCCCCGGATTTGGTACGCGCGTGGAGTTCGAGCTGGCAGTTCGGCGCGCACAGCGGACCGCACAACGTTACGTAGATTGGCTGCTCGTGCAAGAGAAAGAGGCGCCGTTCGAAGTACTCGGCCGTGAGGTTGCCGCGGAACTCGATCTGGAGGGACGTGCGTTCATCGGCTACATCGATCGACTCGACCGCGACGTACGCTCCGGCGAGGTCGCCGTGGTCGATTACAAAACCGGTAGCATCGCTACGAGCGTCCCCGAATACGCGGAACGAGTTCGGCGATTTCGCGACTTTCAGTTGCCGTTTTATTACTTGGCGCGAACCGCGGCAGGCGACAAGGTTACGAAACTCGTCCTTATTCCGCTCAAGGATGCGCTGCTCGACGTCCGACCCATTGTCGTGCACGTCGGCCGAAATATCGAAGTCCGCGATCTGGAACGGTCGCGGGCCCGAATGGTCGAGCTGAGCGACGAGCTCTCCTCGGGTACGATCGAGCACTTCGCACCCACCCACGATCCGTCTCCGTGCGGCTATTGCGCTTACGCGATTGCCTGCGCGGCGAGACCGTCGCCCGAAGCTCGGCGTTTCGGCAGTTGA
- a CDS encoding UbiX family flavin prenyltransferase, giving the protein MRRIIVGITGASGSVYGYMVLQALRAIGGIETHLVLTSAAHRTIELETDMAADDFVALADVTHRDDDLAAAISSGSFLTDGMLVIPCSMKSASGIAYSNNANLVVRAADVCLKEKRRLVLVVRETPLHLGHLRTLALLAEIGAVILPPVPAMYANPASVDDIIAHTVGKALDQFGIANELFKRWRSPG; this is encoded by the coding sequence ATGCGACGCATCATCGTCGGAATCACCGGCGCGAGCGGAAGCGTCTACGGCTACATGGTGCTGCAAGCGCTCCGCGCGATCGGCGGCATCGAAACGCATCTCGTGCTAACCAGCGCGGCGCACCGAACGATCGAACTGGAAACCGACATGGCGGCCGACGACTTCGTGGCCCTTGCCGACGTCACACATCGCGACGACGATCTGGCCGCCGCGATTTCCAGCGGCTCCTTTTTAACCGACGGCATGCTCGTGATTCCTTGCTCCATGAAGAGCGCCAGCGGCATTGCCTATTCGAACAATGCAAATCTGGTAGTGCGAGCTGCGGACGTTTGTCTCAAGGAGAAGCGCCGCCTCGTTCTCGTCGTGCGCGAAACGCCGTTGCACTTGGGACATTTGCGCACCTTGGCGCTGCTCGCGGAGATCGGCGCGGTGATCCTCCCACCGGTACCGGCAATGTATGCAAATCCCGCCAGCGTCGACGACATCATCGCTCACACGGTCGGCAAGGCGCTCGATCAATTCGGTATCGCGAACGAACTCTTCAAACGCTGGCGCTCGCCCGGCTAA
- a CDS encoding nucleotidyltransferase family protein yields the protein MPVGMTMHAVVLAGGPQDDVALLQPGAPNKAFVEIEGTTLVGRVLAALRGASSVGRIVVVAPPAMAAHRDLTFADELRADGVHISESLRNGLAGFDGDADVLIVASDLPVLTPASVEDFVRRVAALRADIAYGCVEKQAHLRRFPDVPHTWARMRDGTFCGGGIAAMKPRALSRLERFIERLGAARKSPLKLASLFGWDMLARFALGRLTIAAAEARGERILGAPVRALISPYPETAVNVDRLSDVPLARQLVSRASASV from the coding sequence ATGCCCGTCGGGATGACGATGCATGCCGTTGTGCTGGCCGGCGGGCCGCAAGACGACGTCGCACTGCTGCAGCCGGGGGCACCGAACAAAGCGTTCGTCGAAATCGAAGGAACGACGTTGGTCGGCCGCGTCCTGGCAGCGCTGCGCGGCGCGTCGAGCGTGGGCCGAATCGTGGTGGTTGCGCCCCCCGCAATGGCCGCGCACCGCGATTTAACGTTTGCCGACGAACTGCGCGCCGACGGCGTGCACATCAGCGAGAGCTTGCGCAACGGCCTTGCCGGATTCGACGGCGACGCCGATGTGCTCATCGTGGCTTCAGACCTACCCGTGCTCACCCCGGCTTCGGTCGAGGATTTCGTGCGCCGCGTCGCTGCGCTGCGCGCCGACATTGCCTATGGTTGCGTTGAAAAGCAGGCACATCTGCGCCGCTTTCCGGACGTACCGCATACGTGGGCACGCATGCGCGATGGGACGTTCTGCGGCGGCGGAATAGCAGCGATGAAGCCCCGCGCGCTATCAAGGCTCGAGCGCTTCATCGAGCGTCTGGGCGCCGCCCGAAAAAGCCCTCTGAAGCTAGCATCGTTGTTCGGGTGGGACATGTTGGCGCGTTTCGCTCTTGGCCGGCTCACGATTGCAGCCGCCGAAGCCCGCGGGGAGCGAATTCTCGGTGCGCCGGTCCGAGCACTGATCTCGCCCTATCCCGAAACTGCGGTGAATGTCGACCGTCTCAGCGACGTGCCGCTTGCGCGGCAACTTGTTAGCCGGGCGAGCGCCAGCGTTTGA
- the ispE gene encoding 4-(cytidine 5'-diphospho)-2-C-methyl-D-erythritol kinase, with protein sequence MLTLRAPAKINLTLEVLARRDDGYHAIRSVMVPIDLADELTIEPSSGFSFSCDRRDLDGEHNLAFAALRALGELPIRVELRKRIPTQAGLGGGSSDAATVLRAAMTGAIGNAAEHDWLSLARSLGSDVPFFLTGTAALVEGTGERVTPAGAIPRWHLLIVKPPAAVSTADAYAQLDRHVRPQRPRKGSVSLALLEALQRSDFARVESLMQNDFQNAIASQVPEIATAIDALRRAGATNVLLAGSGACVFTLAAQANRIGALCERLDLPAAYERFTTAFAATPDWLAECPSG encoded by the coding sequence ATGCTGACCCTTCGGGCACCGGCAAAAATCAATCTCACGCTCGAGGTGCTTGCCCGTCGCGACGATGGATACCACGCAATACGCAGCGTGATGGTGCCGATCGACCTGGCCGACGAGCTGACGATCGAGCCGAGCTCGGGGTTCAGCTTTAGCTGCGATCGCCGCGATCTCGACGGCGAACATAATCTCGCATTTGCCGCGCTGCGCGCGCTGGGGGAGTTGCCGATTCGCGTCGAGCTTCGCAAACGGATTCCTACGCAAGCGGGTCTGGGCGGAGGATCGAGCGACGCGGCGACGGTGCTTCGCGCCGCAATGACCGGCGCCATCGGGAACGCCGCGGAGCATGACTGGCTGAGCCTCGCGCGATCGCTCGGTTCCGACGTGCCGTTCTTTCTCACCGGCACCGCGGCTTTGGTCGAAGGAACCGGCGAGCGAGTAACGCCCGCCGGTGCGATTCCGCGCTGGCACCTGTTGATCGTCAAACCCCCCGCTGCGGTTTCGACCGCAGACGCATACGCACAGCTCGATCGTCACGTGCGCCCGCAGCGGCCGCGCAAGGGGTCTGTATCGCTTGCATTGCTCGAGGCGTTGCAGCGAAGTGACTTCGCGCGCGTCGAGTCGCTCATGCAAAACGACTTCCAGAATGCGATTGCGTCGCAAGTGCCCGAGATTGCGACGGCGATCGACGCGCTTCGCCGCGCTGGTGCGACGAACGTCCTCTTGGCGGGTTCGGGCGCCTGCGTCTTCACCCTCGCTGCGCAGGCGAATCGAATCGGCGCCCTCTGCGAACGGCTCGACCTGCCCGCGGCCTACGAACGGTTCACGACCGCCTTTGCAGCGACGCCGGATTGGCTCGCGGAATGCCCGTCGGGATGA
- the pdxS gene encoding pyridoxal 5'-phosphate synthase lyase subunit PdxS: MESTGTVTVKRGLAQMLKGGVIMDVVTPEHAAIAQEAGAVAVMALERIPADIRALGGVARMSAIDLIRGIMDAVTIPVMAKVRIGHFAEAQVLQQLGVDYIDESEVLTPADDKYHVDKHAFTTPFVCGARDLGEALRRIAEGAAMIRSKGEAGSGNIVEAVRHMRAITDAVRELNVVPKEELVSRARDLGAPIELVTQVAADGRLPVVLFCAGGVATPADAALMMQLGAEGIFVGSGIFKSKDPKRFARAIVDATTHFNDAGVVLEACRSLGISEAMAGLDLRTLSEAQLLAPRGN; the protein is encoded by the coding sequence ATGGAAAGCACGGGAACGGTAACGGTCAAGCGCGGGCTCGCGCAGATGCTCAAAGGCGGCGTCATTATGGATGTCGTCACGCCTGAACACGCCGCGATCGCCCAAGAGGCGGGCGCCGTCGCCGTGATGGCGCTCGAACGGATTCCCGCAGACATCCGCGCGCTGGGCGGCGTCGCCCGAATGAGCGCGATCGACTTGATCCGCGGCATTATGGATGCGGTGACGATTCCGGTGATGGCCAAGGTGCGCATCGGGCACTTCGCCGAGGCGCAAGTGCTGCAACAACTGGGGGTCGACTACATCGACGAGTCGGAAGTTCTTACTCCAGCGGACGATAAGTATCACGTCGACAAGCACGCCTTTACGACGCCTTTTGTCTGTGGTGCACGCGACCTCGGCGAAGCCTTGCGGCGGATTGCCGAGGGGGCGGCGATGATTCGCAGCAAGGGCGAGGCCGGCAGCGGCAACATCGTTGAAGCGGTGCGGCACATGCGCGCGATAACCGACGCGGTTCGAGAGCTCAACGTCGTTCCGAAGGAAGAGCTGGTATCCCGAGCACGCGACCTGGGCGCTCCGATCGAACTCGTGACGCAAGTCGCCGCCGATGGAAGATTGCCCGTCGTGCTGTTTTGCGCCGGCGGCGTAGCGACGCCGGCCGACGCGGCGCTGATGATGCAACTTGGGGCCGAAGGAATCTTTGTCGGAAGCGGAATTTTCAAATCGAAGGATCCCAAGCGGTTCGCGCGGGCGATCGTCGATGCGACGACTCACTTTAATGATGCAGGCGTCGTATTGGAAGCGTGCCGGTCGCTGGGGATCTCCGAAGCGATGGCCGGCCTCGATCTTCGGACGCTCAGCGAAGCGCAGCTTCTCGCTCCCCGTGGCAACTAA
- the pdxT gene encoding pyridoxal 5'-phosphate synthase glutaminase subunit PdxT, producing MQASYWKRAGRWGSPKRWPASIFGRSAKRSFSLPVATNVGVLALQGDVAEHSAALRRAGALPVAVKSLTDLARVDALVIPGGESTTVMKLLERASLDRAIIDRVRRGMPVWGTCMGMIVAARHVADLNQATLGLIDITVRRNAFGRQNESAEIDLHVDALGEPAFPGIFIRAPWIERCGPRVELLAKRDGHGVMVREENVLATSFHPELTRDARVHQYFLAMVCGQDGGRQGKSSTAA from the coding sequence ATGCAGGCGTCGTATTGGAAGCGTGCCGGTCGCTGGGGATCTCCGAAGCGATGGCCGGCCTCGATCTTCGGACGCTCAGCGAAGCGCAGCTTCTCGCTCCCCGTGGCAACTAACGTCGGCGTCCTCGCGCTGCAAGGCGATGTCGCCGAGCATTCGGCGGCGCTGCGGCGTGCCGGCGCTCTGCCCGTCGCCGTCAAGAGTCTCACCGACCTCGCGCGCGTCGATGCTCTCGTCATTCCGGGCGGCGAATCGACGACCGTGATGAAGCTTCTCGAGCGTGCCTCGCTCGATCGAGCGATCATCGATCGCGTTCGCCGGGGAATGCCGGTTTGGGGCACCTGTATGGGAATGATCGTCGCAGCGCGCCACGTCGCCGATTTGAATCAAGCGACGCTCGGCCTGATCGACATTACCGTGCGACGCAATGCCTTCGGACGCCAAAATGAATCGGCCGAGATCGACTTGCACGTGGATGCTCTCGGCGAACCGGCATTTCCGGGCATTTTCATTCGCGCCCCCTGGATCGAGCGCTGCGGCCCTCGGGTTGAACTGCTCGCCAAGCGAGATGGCCACGGCGTGATGGTACGCGAGGAGAACGTTCTGGCAACGTCGTTTCACCCCGAGCTCACACGCGACGCGCGCGTGCATCAGTACTTCCTCGCGATGGTCTGCGGGCAAGATGGCGGGCGCCAAGGGAAGAGTTCCACCGCGGCGTAA
- a CDS encoding HNH endonuclease encodes MSEVLVLNSTYEALNVTSFQRAVKLIFAGKAEVLHGRERMLASPTFAMRMPSIIRMLYYIRRPMQKVALTKKNVLIRDDHACQYCGTRGERMMTVDHVVPKSRGGESTWENLVCACMRCNNRKNNRIPQEANMSLLRKPRQPKYIPWIQIKRNTLPDEWGKFLFLYNVSIDERVEA; translated from the coding sequence ATGAGCGAGGTGCTCGTCCTCAATTCCACCTACGAGGCGCTGAATGTCACCAGCTTCCAGCGCGCCGTCAAACTGATTTTCGCCGGAAAGGCGGAGGTGCTGCACGGCCGCGAACGCATGCTCGCGTCGCCGACGTTCGCAATGCGCATGCCGTCGATCATTCGCATGCTCTATTACATTCGCCGCCCGATGCAGAAGGTCGCGCTCACGAAGAAGAACGTCTTGATCCGAGACGATCACGCCTGTCAGTATTGCGGTACGCGTGGCGAGCGCATGATGACGGTCGATCATGTCGTTCCGAAGAGCCGCGGCGGGGAGTCGACCTGGGAGAACCTCGTTTGCGCGTGCATGCGCTGCAACAACCGCAAGAACAATCGAATCCCGCAAGAGGCTAACATGTCGCTCCTTCGTAAACCGCGACAACCCAAATATATCCCGTGGATTCAAATCAAGCGCAATACTCTGCCCGACGAATGGGGCAAGTTTCTCTTCCTTTATAACGTGTCGATCGACGAGCGAGTCGAGGCCTAG
- a CDS encoding aminotransferase class I/II-fold pyridoxal phosphate-dependent enzyme, protein MGILRVALDQHRTPYFQALLDYVDAGVLPFHTPGHIQGGGMDLAFREFVGDNICAIDLTPMPGIDDLLQPTESIKEAQELAAEAWGADHSYFLINGSTSGNQCMMMTAVNPTDKIAVPRNSHKSMLGGLIMSGAEPVYMAPEVDEALRMDHCVTPATVARTLEQYPDIAAVYLVSPTYYGVAADLAAIERIVHAAGKLLLVDEAWGPHFHFHPRLPLSATSAGADLCINSTHKMLSAFSQCAMLHQKGDRVRLDRLSSVLKMFLSTSPNLPMVASLDVARKQMATQGEALLSRAIEIANEIRAQINEIPGLYCFGEELRGRAGVFELDPTKITVTVTGLGYTGYEASEVLRRRHNIQVELADLFNVVALVTIGTTRDAAERLITALREMARDDRKLDMFAPSGILEQRLRRGTFRLPPMPPMRMRPREAFLADAEFVSFRNSVGRICAETLTPYPPGIPVIAPGEEITAEIVDYVRLELKAGVRIQGPYDRELRVIRVVKE, encoded by the coding sequence TTGGGCATTCTGCGGGTTGCCTTGGACCAGCATCGGACACCCTACTTTCAGGCGCTCCTCGATTACGTCGACGCGGGCGTTCTGCCGTTTCACACCCCTGGCCACATTCAAGGCGGGGGAATGGATTTGGCATTTCGCGAGTTCGTGGGCGACAATATTTGCGCGATCGATCTCACACCGATGCCCGGCATCGACGATTTGCTTCAGCCGACCGAATCGATCAAGGAGGCCCAAGAGCTTGCAGCGGAAGCTTGGGGCGCCGATCATAGTTATTTTCTGATCAACGGCTCGACCAGCGGCAATCAATGCATGATGATGACGGCGGTGAATCCCACCGACAAAATCGCGGTGCCGCGGAACTCGCACAAATCGATGCTCGGCGGTCTGATCATGAGCGGCGCCGAGCCGGTTTACATGGCGCCCGAAGTCGACGAAGCGTTGCGCATGGATCACTGCGTCACTCCGGCAACGGTCGCGCGAACGCTCGAGCAGTATCCTGATATTGCCGCCGTCTATCTCGTCTCGCCGACGTATTACGGCGTGGCGGCCGATCTGGCGGCGATCGAACGCATCGTCCACGCTGCGGGAAAGCTGCTGCTCGTCGATGAGGCGTGGGGGCCGCACTTTCATTTTCATCCAAGACTTCCGCTCTCGGCCACGAGTGCGGGTGCCGATCTCTGTATCAACTCGACGCACAAGATGCTCTCCGCATTCTCGCAGTGCGCTATGCTCCATCAGAAGGGCGACCGCGTGCGGCTCGACCGGCTCTCGTCGGTGCTCAAGATGTTCCTCTCGACGTCGCCCAATTTGCCGATGGTTGCCTCGCTCGACGTGGCCCGCAAGCAGATGGCCACGCAAGGGGAGGCGCTGCTCTCGCGGGCCATCGAAATCGCGAACGAGATACGAGCGCAGATCAACGAAATTCCCGGTCTCTACTGCTTCGGGGAGGAGCTGCGCGGGCGTGCGGGTGTCTTCGAACTCGATCCAACGAAGATCACGGTCACGGTCACCGGCCTCGGGTATACGGGGTACGAGGCCTCTGAAGTGCTGCGCCGGCGTCACAACATCCAAGTCGAGCTTGCCGATCTTTTTAACGTCGTCGCACTCGTTACGATCGGTACGACGCGCGATGCAGCCGAACGCCTTATCACCGCGCTGCGCGAAATGGCGCGCGACGATCGGAAGCTCGACATGTTTGCTCCCTCGGGGATTCTCGAACAGCGTTTACGCCGTGGGACGTTCCGCTTGCCGCCGATGCCGCCGATGCGGATGCGACCGCGCGAAGCGTTTCTCGCCGACGCGGAGTTCGTGAGTTTTCGTAACTCGGTGGGACGCATTTGCGCCGAAACACTCACGCCGTATCCACCCGGAATACCGGTTATTGCGCCTGGCGAAGAGATCACGGCTGAAATCGTGGATTACGTCCGTCTTGAATTAAAAGCGGGCGTGCGTATTCAGGGCCCGTACGATCGCGAACTTCGCGTCATACGCGTGGTGAAGGAGTGA